In the Caballeronia sp. LZ062 genome, one interval contains:
- a CDS encoding DUF4148 domain-containing protein, with the protein MRSAHAPETQAPPQGNTRAQVVQELIEAQGAGLVPTSRSDYPPSEATFERNRARYGSDSGRMAGH; encoded by the coding sequence TTGCGCAGTGCTCACGCCCCTGAGACGCAGGCGCCACCTCAGGGGAATACACGCGCCCAAGTCGTGCAAGAATTGATTGAAGCTCAGGGGGCCGGACTCGTCCCCACTAGCCGGTCCGACTATCCTCCAAGCGAAGCGACATTTGAACGTAATCGCGCTCGGTACGGCTCTGATTCCGGGAGAATGGCCGGTCACTGA
- the copC gene encoding copper homeostasis periplasmic binding protein CopC, producing MNNVIRKSLAPLLVTAAMCLLPVAALAHGKLESAAPAAGSTVDVSPDALRLTFNETIESSFSTIKVVNPAGAPATKEKATVDSTNPRVLEVSLPKLESGSYTVHWAVMTSDSHKTKGTYTFTVK from the coding sequence ATGAACAACGTAATTCGCAAGAGCCTCGCCCCTCTTTTGGTGACCGCAGCAATGTGCCTCTTGCCTGTTGCTGCGTTGGCGCATGGCAAGCTTGAGAGCGCCGCACCCGCCGCCGGCAGCACGGTCGACGTGTCGCCAGATGCGTTGCGGCTGACGTTTAACGAGACCATCGAATCCTCTTTCAGCACCATCAAGGTCGTCAATCCTGCTGGCGCGCCCGCGACGAAGGAAAAAGCTACGGTGGATTCGACCAATCCGCGAGTTCTTGAAGTTTCGCTGCCGAAGCTCGAATCGGGTTCGTACACCGTCCACTGGGCCGTGATGACAAGTGACTCCCACAAGACAAAGGGCACCTACACTTTCACGGTGAAGTGA
- a CDS encoding TolC family protein, which translates to MTRHLTHTRATCVAIVAVFLAGCTTFSKDGGFTSVSSVASERLGKDAVYIRTDGDREAAYKRTQELLAKPLGMDDAVQIALLNNRGLQAAYGELGVSEADLVQAGRLPNPSFSFSRTHWSDGIGIGRTFSMAVLGVLTLPVASRIEARRFEQTKLETANAMLKVAADARKAYVEAVAAGQSAMYAEQVEDSAEAGAELASRMRQAGNFSKLDYAREQAFYAESAAQLAKARQQKVSAREKLTRAMGLWGLGAQYQLPDRLPDLPKDRPQLSELEPFAMQNRLEIQAGKLQVQGLATSLGLGKATRFVNALEVGYQNNFETDKGKERGYEVSVEIPIFDWGSAKVARAEAIYMQSANRLAQTAIDARSEVRESYSAYVTSYDVAKHYRDNVVPVRKTISEEMLLRYNGMLASVFELLADSRDQVSAVNGYIDALKDYWLAETDLQQSLGGQLPPSTTAPARSPADNNTEPSSAEPASNTPGVGAPSTPSATQTQSEGK; encoded by the coding sequence ATGACACGCCACCTCACACATACCCGGGCAACATGTGTCGCAATCGTTGCGGTGTTCCTAGCTGGATGCACCACATTCTCGAAGGATGGCGGATTTACCAGCGTGTCGTCGGTTGCGTCCGAGCGCCTTGGCAAGGATGCGGTTTACATCAGAACCGATGGAGACCGAGAGGCTGCTTACAAGCGCACCCAGGAGCTTCTGGCCAAACCGCTCGGCATGGACGACGCCGTCCAGATTGCGCTGCTCAACAATCGTGGACTCCAGGCCGCGTACGGGGAGCTCGGCGTTTCGGAAGCCGACCTAGTTCAAGCAGGCCGTCTGCCCAATCCGAGCTTTTCTTTCAGCCGGACACATTGGAGCGATGGCATTGGCATCGGCCGGACGTTTTCTATGGCGGTTCTCGGTGTGCTGACGCTGCCCGTCGCCTCGCGTATCGAAGCGCGTCGGTTCGAGCAGACGAAGCTCGAGACGGCCAACGCCATGTTGAAGGTGGCGGCCGACGCGCGAAAGGCATACGTCGAAGCGGTCGCAGCCGGACAGTCAGCGATGTATGCCGAGCAGGTCGAGGATTCTGCCGAGGCAGGCGCTGAACTGGCATCGCGTATGCGCCAAGCCGGTAACTTCAGCAAGCTCGACTACGCGCGAGAGCAAGCCTTCTACGCGGAATCCGCTGCTCAGTTGGCCAAGGCTCGACAGCAGAAGGTTTCCGCGCGTGAAAAGCTGACTCGTGCGATGGGCCTTTGGGGTCTTGGTGCGCAATATCAGCTTCCCGACCGGCTCCCCGACCTGCCGAAAGATAGACCTCAGTTAAGCGAGCTCGAGCCGTTCGCGATGCAAAACCGCCTAGAAATCCAAGCCGGGAAACTGCAAGTTCAGGGGCTCGCGACATCGCTGGGTCTCGGCAAGGCAACTCGGTTCGTCAATGCGCTGGAGGTCGGGTACCAGAACAACTTCGAAACGGACAAGGGCAAAGAGCGCGGATATGAGGTAAGCGTCGAAATCCCCATCTTCGACTGGGGCAGCGCGAAAGTGGCGCGCGCAGAAGCCATATACATGCAGTCGGCGAACCGCCTTGCGCAGACAGCTATCGACGCCCGGTCGGAAGTCCGCGAATCATACTCCGCATATGTGACTAGCTACGACGTTGCCAAGCACTACCGCGACAACGTCGTGCCTGTGCGCAAGACCATCTCCGAAGAGATGCTGTTGCGCTACAACGGCATGCTCGCAAGCGTTTTTGAATTGCTGGCGGACTCGCGCGACCAAGTTAGTGCGGTCAACGGATACATCGACGCACTCAAAGACTATTGGCTTGCAGAAACCGACCTGCAGCAGTCGCTTGGCGGGCAACTTCCGCCGAGCACAACTGCACCGGCGCGAAGTCCCGCTGATAACAACACCGAGCCAAGCTCGGCAGAGCCCGCGTCGAATACGCCGGGAGTAGGTGCGCCGTCGACGCCGTCCGCGACGCAAACACAATCTGAAGGTAAATGA
- a CDS encoding heavy metal response regulator transcription factor gives MRILLIEDEPKMTSYLRKGLTEASYTVYIADNGEDGLFLALNEDFDLVVLDIMLPGIDGLKVLRELRRHKQTPVLLLTARDTVDDKVEGLEAGADDYLSKPFAYAELLARIRSLLRRAPRAVKDILRIGDLEIDLMKRRVRRGEARLELTAQEFALLQLLAERQGEVLTRQFITSQIWDMNFDSDTNVVDAAVKRLRAKIDNSYGNKLLHTVRGMGYVLEDRS, from the coding sequence ATGCGCATTCTGCTTATAGAAGACGAGCCGAAGATGACCTCCTATCTCCGCAAAGGGCTTACGGAGGCCAGCTATACCGTCTACATTGCCGACAACGGAGAGGATGGTCTCTTCCTTGCGCTCAATGAGGACTTCGACCTCGTTGTACTAGATATCATGCTGCCGGGTATCGATGGCCTGAAGGTACTTAGGGAATTGCGCAGGCACAAACAAACGCCTGTCTTGCTGCTCACAGCGCGTGACACGGTCGATGACAAGGTCGAGGGATTGGAGGCCGGTGCCGACGACTATCTATCGAAGCCCTTCGCGTATGCCGAGCTACTGGCCCGGATACGCTCATTGCTTCGCCGCGCACCTCGCGCGGTCAAGGATATCCTGCGTATCGGCGACCTCGAAATTGACCTTATGAAGCGCCGCGTGAGACGCGGGGAAGCGCGGCTTGAGCTAACTGCACAAGAATTCGCTCTGCTGCAATTGCTCGCCGAGCGGCAGGGCGAGGTCCTGACGCGGCAGTTCATCACGTCCCAAATTTGGGACATGAACTTCGATAGCGATACAAACGTTGTGGATGCAGCGGTGAAGCGCTTGCGCGCCAAAATCGATAACTCGTACGGCAACAAGCTGCTGCACACCGTCCGAGGGATGGGTTACGTACTCGAGGACAGGTCGTGA
- a CDS encoding acyltransferase, which translates to MKKFVGLDLLRFGLAVYLMIFHTVREYPQNATIPLIELTNLGGFATSTFFILSGFILSHVYFGRTTELRGGTKEFFVKRLSNLYPVHLISLFLLLVVSATGTQTLNSFSLMSLNDGDAQVVLGGADTAINFVLNILLLQVWNPLYASINAPSWSLSTLLCFYLAFPFLAPRLLGADRKVRLLVVLWVLYLIPPAVATLMHWYGPAAVGLITRNPLLRLPEFLAGILLYGLYREGRLAGAFNDWGKLAASLSFVAASFVYCAWLESHGPIYSRYVIHNGALLPAELLLVAVFAFVSIRQRHESLCVRLGNAALSIFAIHVPLFFIMMKVLKLLQMGESPIWCASHFSACVSASKHVVPSMATYPLYLLVTVIVAVYFQERLLVPVRALLRARFLGKPAQQSTSVTQRRGTQSN; encoded by the coding sequence ATGAAGAAGTTCGTCGGTTTGGACCTACTTCGCTTCGGACTAGCCGTGTACCTCATGATTTTCCATACGGTACGCGAGTACCCTCAAAACGCAACAATTCCGTTGATAGAACTGACGAACCTTGGCGGGTTTGCGACCAGCACTTTTTTCATTCTCTCCGGATTCATCCTTTCGCACGTCTACTTCGGACGCACCACTGAACTTCGGGGTGGGACGAAAGAATTCTTCGTCAAGCGACTGTCGAACCTTTATCCCGTTCATCTCATTTCGCTGTTTCTCTTGCTCGTTGTCTCAGCTACCGGGACCCAAACGCTGAACAGCTTTTCTCTCATGTCGCTGAACGACGGGGACGCGCAGGTGGTACTCGGCGGCGCCGATACAGCAATAAACTTTGTCCTCAATATCCTTCTGCTGCAGGTATGGAACCCGTTGTATGCGTCAATCAATGCTCCGTCCTGGTCGCTGTCGACCTTGCTTTGCTTCTACCTTGCCTTTCCCTTCTTGGCTCCACGGCTCTTGGGCGCTGACCGTAAGGTACGATTGCTAGTCGTCCTCTGGGTGCTGTACCTTATTCCACCGGCAGTCGCCACCCTGATGCATTGGTATGGGCCAGCAGCTGTTGGTTTGATAACGCGGAACCCGCTGCTTCGCCTGCCCGAATTTCTAGCAGGGATTCTCCTGTATGGCCTCTATCGCGAGGGGCGGCTCGCTGGCGCCTTCAACGACTGGGGTAAGCTCGCCGCATCGCTGAGTTTCGTCGCGGCCTCGTTTGTCTATTGCGCGTGGCTGGAGTCTCACGGACCCATTTACTCTCGTTATGTCATCCACAACGGGGCCTTATTGCCGGCAGAGTTGCTGCTCGTCGCCGTCTTCGCCTTCGTTTCCATCCGACAACGTCACGAGAGTCTCTGCGTCCGGCTAGGCAACGCAGCGCTGTCAATCTTCGCCATTCATGTGCCGCTGTTCTTCATAATGATGAAGGTGTTGAAACTCTTGCAGATGGGCGAGTCACCCATATGGTGCGCATCGCATTTTTCAGCGTGCGTTTCGGCCTCGAAGCACGTAGTCCCCAGCATGGCAACATATCCGCTGTACCTACTCGTCACTGTTATTGTCGCCGTATATTTTCAGGAAAGACTTCTGGTGCCAGTCCGTGCGCTGCTGCGCGCAAGGTTTCTCGGAAAGCCAGCGCAGCAATCAACGAGCGTTACTCAGCGTCGTGGAACGCAGAGCAATTGA
- a CDS encoding copper-binding protein yields the protein MKKAIAAMTLGFAASLSATAYAAGDMSNMNMASGAQKNADAKNSMSHGEVKKVDNAAGKLTIKHGPLENLGMEGMTMAFKVKDPAMLSQVKAGDKIDFVAEEVNGSLTVTKLQMQ from the coding sequence ATGAAGAAGGCAATTGCTGCGATGACACTGGGTTTTGCAGCGTCGCTGTCCGCGACCGCTTACGCGGCGGGCGATATGAGCAACATGAACATGGCGAGCGGCGCCCAAAAGAACGCTGATGCGAAGAACAGCATGTCGCATGGCGAAGTCAAGAAGGTCGATAACGCCGCAGGCAAGCTCACCATCAAGCACGGTCCGCTCGAAAACCTCGGCATGGAAGGCATGACGATGGCGTTCAAGGTGAAAGACCCCGCGATGCTCTCGCAAGTCAAAGCAGGCGACAAGATTGATTTCGTTGCCGAGGAGGTGAACGGGTCCCTCACGGTCACCAAGCTGCAGATGCAGTAA
- a CDS encoding copper resistance protein B, with protein MGGSWLPHRCSEYPPSEATLDRARKRYAASHPEDVPVAASARKPSNESQLDGVGRESGSGQRQRHFSRSLCVRRIGERAVRIAPYVGFIWGRRFGRTADFSRQDGGPVSDKELVVGVTLWY; from the coding sequence GTGGGAGGAAGTTGGCTACCGCATCGGTGCTCAGAGTATCCGCCTTCTGAGGCAACGCTTGACCGCGCGAGGAAGCGGTATGCAGCCAGCCATCCGGAGGACGTACCGGTGGCCGCAAGCGCAAGGAAACCGTCGAATGAATCTCAACTTGATGGAGTCGGACGCGAGAGCGGGTCCGGCCAGAGACAGCGACATTTCTCACGTTCCCTCTGCGTACGTCGCATTGGGGAACGCGCCGTGAGAATCGCCCCCTACGTTGGCTTCATTTGGGGACGACGTTTTGGCCGGACTGCGGATTTCTCGCGTCAAGATGGAGGGCCCGTTTCTGACAAGGAACTGGTAGTCGGGGTTACCCTTTGGTACTGA
- a CDS encoding cytochrome D1 domain-containing protein, protein MSVTRPLRHKALQHLGIAVIALAQATAHAEDVIVLNSADASISLIDQASQKVVDTYPVGKEPHHLMATPDNRSLIVANSVANNLVLLDPENGKVQRWIPNIEDPYQLGFSNDRKWFVTNGLRLDRIDIYRYDGKDFSLAKRVPLAKMPSHMIFTADSKIVFVTLQESGEVAAIDLARQTVLWKMPVGKAPAGLWLTPGDKYLLVGMTGADYVAVVDWRAQKVVKTIHTDNGAHNFRSLSDGHHVLVSNRVGNTISILDQDNLTTVGTITGLLPGPDDMELSQDKRYLWVTFRFTRYVGVIDMKTLKLVNTIKVGKSPHGIYFHNRAPLS, encoded by the coding sequence ATGAGCGTCACTCGACCATTGCGGCATAAGGCTTTGCAGCACCTGGGTATCGCAGTGATTGCGCTCGCACAGGCAACGGCGCACGCTGAGGACGTCATCGTATTGAATTCGGCCGATGCAAGCATCAGCCTCATCGACCAAGCTAGTCAGAAGGTCGTCGATACATACCCGGTCGGCAAGGAGCCGCACCACCTGATGGCGACGCCCGATAATCGCTCCCTGATTGTCGCGAATTCAGTTGCGAACAACCTGGTCCTGCTCGACCCAGAAAACGGGAAAGTTCAACGATGGATTCCAAACATCGAAGACCCGTATCAGCTTGGCTTCTCGAACGACCGAAAATGGTTTGTTACCAACGGATTGCGGCTTGACCGCATCGACATATACAGGTACGACGGGAAAGACTTCTCGTTGGCGAAGCGGGTCCCGCTCGCCAAGATGCCTAGCCACATGATTTTTACGGCCGACAGCAAGATTGTTTTCGTTACTTTGCAAGAGTCCGGAGAAGTGGCTGCCATCGACCTCGCGAGGCAAACGGTGCTTTGGAAAATGCCTGTGGGCAAAGCGCCAGCGGGGCTTTGGCTCACGCCTGGGGACAAATACCTGCTTGTTGGGATGACAGGTGCGGATTATGTCGCGGTGGTCGACTGGCGCGCGCAAAAGGTGGTCAAGACGATTCATACGGACAACGGCGCGCACAACTTTCGGTCTCTTTCTGATGGTCACCACGTCCTAGTCAGCAATCGGGTCGGCAATACCATAAGCATCCTCGACCAAGACAACCTGACGACAGTCGGAACCATTACCGGCTTATTGCCAGGGCCGGATGATATGGAGTTGAGCCAAGACAAGCGATACCTCTGGGTTACTTTCCGATTCACTAGGTACGTCGGCGTCATCGACATGAAGACACTAAAACTCGTCAACACCATCAAGGTCGGGAAGTCACCTCACGGCATTTACTTCCACAACCGAGCACCGCTCTCGTAG
- a CDS encoding heavy-metal-associated domain-containing protein has product MKFHVEKISCGGCAQTVRRGIAQVDNVARVSVDLASKTVEVETTAPERMIRDALQSVGYCATEART; this is encoded by the coding sequence ATGAAGTTTCATGTCGAAAAAATATCTTGCGGGGGATGCGCCCAGACCGTCCGCAGAGGCATCGCACAGGTAGACAACGTCGCGCGAGTGAGTGTCGACCTCGCCTCGAAGACGGTCGAGGTGGAAACGACCGCTCCCGAGCGAATGATAAGAGACGCCCTTCAATCAGTTGGCTACTGTGCGACCGAGGCCCGAACATGA
- a CDS encoding copper oxidase produces MVSRRNFIGGSGAALLGAALVSKAGAASLPEAPTMGNAVTQPPLAPPNGRPYTPVATLNGWTLPWRMKNGWKEFHLIAEPVVREMAPGMNANLWGYNGQTPGPTIEAVEGDKVRIFVTNKLPEHTTVHWHGMLLPSGMDGVGGLTQPHIPPGKTFVYEFQLEKHGTFMYHPHADEMVQMAMGMMGTFIVHPKDRNVMHVDRDFVFLLAAYDIDPGSFTPRVNEMTDFNMWTFNSRVFPGIDPMPVRAGDRVRIRFGNLTMTNHPIHLHGYSFEVAGTDGGWIPPTARWPEVTSDVAVGQMRAIEFTANRPGDWAFHCHKSHHTMNAMGHQVPNMIGVPQKDLAKRINKLVPDYMAMGSTGGAMGEMEMPLPDNTLPMMTGSGPFGPLEMGGMFTVVKVRQGLGRNDYRDPGWFKHPKGTVAYEYTGELPDS; encoded by the coding sequence ATGGTCTCTCGTCGAAATTTTATCGGCGGCTCGGGTGCTGCACTGTTAGGTGCGGCCCTCGTCAGCAAGGCTGGCGCCGCGTCGCTGCCAGAAGCCCCAACGATGGGTAACGCCGTCACGCAGCCTCCTCTCGCACCGCCCAACGGACGCCCATATACGCCTGTTGCGACGTTGAATGGGTGGACGTTGCCGTGGCGTATGAAGAACGGATGGAAGGAGTTCCATCTCATTGCGGAGCCGGTGGTACGCGAGATGGCGCCCGGCATGAACGCCAATCTTTGGGGTTACAACGGTCAGACCCCGGGCCCGACCATCGAAGCGGTCGAAGGTGACAAGGTCCGCATCTTCGTGACGAACAAGTTGCCTGAACACACCACCGTTCACTGGCACGGCATGCTCCTGCCTTCGGGAATGGATGGCGTCGGCGGGCTCACGCAGCCTCATATCCCGCCGGGCAAGACCTTCGTCTATGAGTTCCAACTGGAGAAGCACGGGACCTTCATGTATCACCCGCATGCCGACGAAATGGTACAGATGGCCATGGGCATGATGGGCACGTTCATCGTGCATCCGAAGGACCGCAACGTCATGCATGTGGACCGCGACTTCGTCTTCCTACTAGCCGCGTATGACATTGACCCAGGCAGCTTCACGCCGCGCGTCAATGAGATGACGGACTTCAACATGTGGACGTTCAATTCCAGAGTGTTTCCTGGAATCGACCCTATGCCAGTTCGCGCGGGGGATAGAGTGCGCATCCGTTTTGGCAACCTGACCATGACGAATCACCCGATTCACCTGCACGGATACAGCTTTGAGGTCGCCGGCACTGATGGCGGCTGGATTCCTCCGACCGCGCGCTGGCCCGAAGTCACTTCTGACGTTGCTGTCGGGCAAATGCGCGCCATCGAGTTCACGGCGAATCGTCCTGGCGATTGGGCATTTCACTGCCATAAGTCTCATCACACCATGAATGCAATGGGGCATCAGGTTCCCAACATGATTGGCGTGCCGCAAAAGGACCTTGCCAAGCGCATCAATAAGCTGGTTCCCGACTACATGGCCATGGGCAGCACCGGCGGAGCGATGGGTGAGATGGAAATGCCCCTGCCCGACAATACGCTGCCGATGATGACGGGCAGCGGGCCCTTTGGGCCACTCGAGATGGGCGGGATGTTCACCGTAGTCAAAGTTCGCCAGGGCCTTGGAAGGAACGATTACCGCGACCCAGGCTGGTTCAAACATCCCAAGGGTACGGTGGCATACGAGTACACCGGCGAACTGCCCGACAGCTGA
- a CDS encoding CopD family protein — translation MNDGFLGVLRLALVALQNISFATLVGALISDRWLVRSTSHWQASVSARLLLAARVACVALLLSTTAAFWTHCALMSESTLAEAGPAVYSMLKETGYGHAWAASALLTCVALGLLFAPASMRGRLMPLTGICLAGIALGRSNTGHSVEAGFFSLPVWADWIHLLAISVWVGLVVATTYVVAPTLFAAGEPDRKNGASFIQSLSDTATIALLVLFATGAYSGWRSVNSPVGFVTSSYGQVLMLKLGLVLVAAALGGHNRFFEMPQLLASLKGGSMRNAAPALKRFSRVLQVESIVLVAVLIAAAVLVSSPLPGTA, via the coding sequence ATGAACGACGGTTTCCTGGGCGTTCTACGACTGGCGCTGGTCGCACTGCAGAACATCAGCTTCGCGACACTGGTTGGTGCACTCATTAGCGACAGGTGGCTTGTCCGCAGCACATCTCACTGGCAGGCAAGCGTGAGCGCGCGGTTGCTGCTTGCCGCTCGCGTGGCGTGCGTTGCATTGTTGCTGTCCACAACCGCCGCCTTCTGGACGCACTGCGCGCTCATGAGCGAGTCGACCCTTGCGGAAGCCGGACCGGCCGTCTACTCGATGCTGAAGGAAACCGGATATGGTCATGCATGGGCTGCCAGCGCGTTGCTCACTTGCGTAGCACTCGGCTTGCTCTTCGCCCCGGCTTCCATGCGCGGCCGACTCATGCCGCTCACCGGGATATGTCTTGCCGGAATCGCGCTTGGAAGGAGCAACACCGGGCACTCCGTCGAAGCTGGCTTCTTCTCCCTGCCGGTATGGGCGGACTGGATTCACCTTCTCGCAATCAGCGTCTGGGTTGGGCTCGTAGTCGCGACCACCTATGTCGTTGCTCCGACGCTTTTCGCTGCGGGTGAGCCCGACCGAAAGAACGGGGCCTCGTTCATTCAGTCGCTGTCCGACACGGCCACGATTGCACTACTTGTTCTCTTTGCCACCGGCGCATACAGCGGATGGCGAAGCGTGAACTCGCCGGTCGGTTTCGTCACCTCGTCATACGGGCAGGTGCTCATGCTGAAGCTCGGGCTTGTATTAGTCGCTGCCGCCCTAGGCGGCCACAACCGATTCTTCGAGATGCCGCAACTGCTCGCCTCCCTCAAGGGCGGCAGCATGCGTAATGCTGCACCTGCGCTCAAGCGCTTCTCAAGGGTGCTGCAAGTTGAATCAATCGTACTTGTGGCTGTTCTTATCGCTGCCGCAGTTCTCGTTTCGAGCCCGCTGCCAGGCACAGCATAA
- a CDS encoding heavy metal sensor histidine kinase has translation MAPAKSAYVLLLRLAGAFALAALLVFSLMGAYLYRSLAHELERRDDVEIAGKLAQFRQLISDAGALDAVRRDPSIFHEVLLSHPGVYLAIVGKSGDVLMQHGLTTPMDFQALIHQKHSPGVPYGCESAAIGQARCVMASQRLRSGEVAQVLLSRSALDRQSLLESYRIDIFVAVAIGSLLVGGLGYLITRRGLVPVKSIGRQASRIEAHNLSERLDIEGGPVELEEIATSVNRMLDRLERAFVRLSQFSSDLAHDMRTPLANLLSASQITLSRPRTIDEYEALIESNIEEYERLQRMIENMLFLARTDNAQSLLNASMIDARSELGRLASYFQGLADESNIHISVEGNAVVKADTNLFRRAVSNLVSNALQHATPGSTVELRASETSGQASIEVVNAGNEIAPEHLPKIFERFYRADASRHGSAKNTGLGLAIVKSIMQLHRGTVDVRSAAGRTAFLLHFPRATTKHERTQPT, from the coding sequence CTGGCGCCAGCGAAGTCCGCATATGTGCTCCTTCTGCGATTGGCGGGCGCCTTTGCATTAGCCGCGCTTCTCGTATTTTCGCTGATGGGAGCGTACCTCTACCGGTCTCTCGCGCATGAGTTAGAACGGCGCGACGATGTCGAGATTGCGGGAAAACTCGCCCAATTCCGGCAGTTAATCAGCGACGCGGGCGCGCTCGACGCTGTGCGTCGCGACCCGTCCATCTTCCACGAGGTGCTCCTTTCGCACCCTGGGGTCTATCTGGCTATCGTCGGTAAAAGCGGTGATGTGTTAATGCAGCACGGACTGACGACCCCGATGGACTTCCAGGCACTGATTCATCAGAAGCACTCGCCGGGCGTTCCATACGGTTGCGAGTCCGCCGCGATAGGCCAAGCGCGCTGCGTGATGGCGTCGCAGAGGCTTCGCTCGGGCGAGGTCGCGCAGGTTCTGCTCTCGCGTAGCGCGCTCGACAGGCAATCGCTGCTTGAGAGCTACCGTATTGACATCTTTGTTGCCGTAGCAATCGGTTCCCTTCTCGTCGGCGGTCTCGGGTACTTGATTACTCGGCGTGGGCTCGTACCTGTCAAGAGCATTGGCCGCCAAGCGTCCCGCATTGAGGCGCACAATCTAAGCGAGAGGCTTGATATCGAGGGGGGACCTGTAGAACTGGAGGAGATAGCGACGTCGGTGAACCGAATGCTCGACAGGCTCGAGCGAGCGTTTGTCCGTCTGTCGCAGTTTTCGTCTGACCTCGCGCATGACATGCGCACCCCGCTGGCAAATCTGCTCAGTGCATCGCAGATAACCCTTTCGCGGCCGCGAACGATTGACGAGTATGAAGCGCTCATCGAGTCAAACATAGAAGAGTACGAACGGCTCCAACGCATGATTGAAAACATGCTGTTTCTGGCTCGAACTGACAACGCCCAGTCGTTGCTTAATGCGTCGATGATTGACGCGAGAAGCGAACTTGGGCGGCTGGCATCGTATTTTCAGGGTCTGGCGGATGAATCGAATATTCACATCAGCGTTGAAGGCAACGCCGTTGTGAAAGCCGACACAAATCTCTTTCGCCGCGCCGTAAGTAACCTGGTATCGAACGCGCTGCAACACGCGACACCGGGCTCCACCGTAGAGTTACGTGCTTCTGAAACATCGGGGCAGGCGTCCATTGAGGTCGTGAATGCCGGCAACGAGATAGCGCCGGAACATCTGCCAAAAATTTTTGAACGCTTCTACAGGGCCGACGCATCCAGGCACGGGTCGGCGAAGAACACGGGGCTGGGGCTCGCGATAGTGAAGTCGATTATGCAGCTGCATCGCGGCACGGTTGACGTTCGCAGCGCGGCTGGACGTACAGCATTCTTACTTCACTTTCCTCGGGCAACAACGAAACACGAGCGAACGCAGCCGACTTGA